CCCGCTTCACTGCGAAGCACGATATTGGACCAGTGTCCGGGAGTGATTCCAGCGCTGAATCGACCGTCGTAGAACTTCCGTCCGTCAAGAGAGTGAATCCTCAGATTTACCGGAGAACCCGGCTCATCCCCCGCATAATCGAGTGAGATTCTGTCTCCAGGTCCGTAGGGATTGGCCAGTTCGAATACTCCCATTCGCAACCCCAGATGCGATGGGCGCATCCAGACCGAAATCGTCCACTCGTCGATGATGCCGATCTGTTGGTTCGGCAGACTCTTGAAGTATCGCCCTCGGCCATCGAACTCGGCATAGGTGCCGTCGGCGTCGGTTCGGATCTCATTGGATGTCATCAGGAATGCGTTCGCGCCGACGTCGATCGCGAATCTTCCGTGGTTCCCGTAGTCGCGTCCGTAGGCATTTGCGTCGTGCCCAAGGCGCCACCAGTGCAATGGCTGAAGTCCAGAAACCTCGTCTGCGGGTGGGACAACGGGATCGGTCGGGTCAGCAGGAACATCGGGTTCAGCGGGCACGTCAGGCTCTGCGGGCAGGTCGAGTACGCGCAGATTGACATCGAAGTCCTTGAAGCCGTCGTTGTAGAGTTGCAGGGCGTCGTCAGCGCTGAGTTCGGTGTTCCAGAGAGTGACCGAGTGCACGCTTCCGGGGAATCCATGGCTTCCATCAGGTGCGCCGCCGAGCGTCATGCGCAGGGGCGTTTGATCCATATGTCCAGCCACCAGCAAGGTGTCCTCCGCGATCAGGATACCGTTGGCGAAGATCCGCAATCGGATGCCGTCGGTAACGACGAGGAGATGTGTCCAGGCGCCCGACTGCAGGCCGCCGGTGCCACGGACGTCGAACAGGAGCTGGCCAGAAGATGCGTGGGCCGTGAGTGTGATCGGTGTATCGGGTTCATTTGCGTGCACCGAAAGAGTGATCGAGTTGGCGAGGTTCGTGGAGCTGGTCTGGATGTGGATGATGTCCATCTGTCGATTCAATGCGCTCGGCCGGACCCAGGCCGCGAGGCTCCAGGTACCCCATAGGCCGAACAATTGATTCTCCGGACTGTGCATCCGTTCGGAAACGCCGTCGAAGTCCACGTAGGAGCCATCGGCTGCCGTGCCAATGTCTGTGTCGGAGATTCCGATCATCTCAGCGCCCGCGTTGATCAGATTCTGAGCGTGGCCGAAGTCTCGGCCCGGAAACCCCGCGTCATCGCCGAGACGCCAGTGATGCAAGAGTGCGGTATCTGGATCGGCGCTCGAAACGGGTACTCCAGGATCGGGTACTGGTTCGGGATTCGGCTGCGGCAGCGGGTCTGGGGCGGGAACTGCGGGGGGCTCTTCGACTGGCGGGTCTGCGTTTTGCACAACGAGCCGGTTTGAGAAATCCGATTCGATCTGCTGCCCGTCCACGACAGAGTACGCGGTCATCTCGACGTCGTAATTGATGCCTTCATCCACCATGAACCAGTTGAGAGCCGTCGACCCGGACTTCACCATGGGTATACCCACATCGATGCCGACAAGGTCCCGAACATCGTCGCGAACGAAGTAGAAGCGATATCCTTCGACATTGGGGTCTCCGGATAACCTGGACATGACCATGAGACGCCGCTCCCCGGCTTGGGTGGGCTCCAGGAATCCTACTTCTCGCTCAGCCGCGTGCGCGATGTTTGCGAACATCAGCAAGGTCACCGCAAGAGCAAGGCCGCGAAGCGGAACGGTGTCATGGAGGTGGAAGAATGACAGTCTCTGGGGGAGGTATGGGCTACTCATTTCGAGGTGTTCTTCGGTACCCTCTAAATGCATCTCGTGATGACAATCACGTCAGGAGCGCCTGCACATGAGTTGCCGGTCGGCATATCCCTTTCGATGAAGGGAGTGAGCGGCAACGCAGCCTGCTAGACTTCTGCGCCGTGCCAAGAAATCCACTCACCCGCACTCAGGAGGCCCTCAGAAGGCGATTTTCGAGGAATTCGGCCCCGAGACGGGCCATGCGTCAGGTGGCCCGGGTCCGCAAGAGACTGCGCCATCTCTACCGCAGTCCCGTGGCCCGGTTGCTCTCGCGGGTCCTACCGGCTTCGGTCATGAGCGATCGGCGCTTTTTCGCTCTCTGGGAACGGCGCGGGTATCACGCAATTCCCGTGCACTTCTACTCGCCGATTCCCGAGCCCCACACACTCGTCGAACGGCTCTGGGAGACCGAGTCAGAGACCGTGGGGATCGATTGGAATGATGCCGGCCAACTCCGACTACTTGCGGATATTCAGTCCGGATACAAACGCGAATACGATCAGTTCCCGACCGAGCGACTCGACGATCCCTATCGCTTCAGCTTGGCGAACGGCAGCTTTGGACGTGTCGATGCAGAGATGCTCTACGGCATGGTGCGCCACATCAAGCCAAAGCATTTCGTCGAGATTGGTTCAGGGCACTCGACTCTGCTCGCTGCGCAAGCATTGCTGCGAAACGAGAAGGACGGCCAACCCGGCGAGTTGGTGGCGATTGAACCATTTCCCGACGCGCGTCTGCGGAATGGCTTCCCAGGCCTTTCTCGCGTGATCCCCAAGCCGGTGCAGGAGGTCGGATTCGACGAGTTCGAAAGCCTTGAAGCAGGAGATATCCTGTTCATCGATTCCAGCCATGTACTCAAGACAGGCAGCGATGTCCAATACGAATTCCTGGAGATCTTGCCGCGTCTTCGGCCAGGTGTGTTGGTCCACGTGCACGACATCTTCCTTCCCGCAGAGTATCCAAGGGAATGGGTTCTGGGGATGCATCGCTTCTGGAACGAACAGTACATCCTCCAGGCTTTTCTGAGCCTGAATTCGTCGTTCGAGGTGCTCTGGGGCGCTCACTACATGTCGCTGCACTATCGGGATGAACTGCGGGCCGCCTTCCGGATCGGAGGATCTGAGCCTCCAGATGCCAGTGGGGGGAGTTTCTGGATTCGGCGCGTCCGCTGACCGACGTCCGGCAGACTGCTAGACTCGAAAACGAATGCAAAGCGCGAATTCCAAGCCGAAGTGGCAATTCAACGTGGACCTCGTTGGCGGCTGCAACCTGCGCTGCCCGTCATGCCCAGTTGGAAACCAGCCCGAAGTCAAACAGCCACGTGGCTTCATGAAGCCTGAGATGCTCGATCGCATCGTGAGCAAAGCGAAGCTCGAATGCGATGGAAGAGTCGACTTCGCGCTGTACAACTGGACCGAGCCTTTCTTGCATCCGCACCTCGCAGAGATGATTCAGGTCATCAACTCCCATGGCCTGACGGCGGGCATCAGCTCGAATTTCAACATCATGAAGAATATCGATGCCGTCATGGAGGCGAATCCGCGCTACCTGAAGATGTCGGTTTCGGGCTTCAACCAGCAGAGCTACGGGATCACGCATCGCAAAGGTGACATCGAACTGGTCAAACAGAACATGAAACGGGTCGCTGAAGCGAAACTGCGCGCACGCGCGAGCACTCGCCTGGCCGTTCCTTTTCACCGCTACCTGGGCAATCACGAAGAAGAAGTCCAGATGTCTGCCTACGCGCAATCACTGGGATTTGAGTTCGATCCGGCCTGGGCGTATCTGATGCCGCTCGAGAAGGTCCTGGCCTTGGCCGACCCCGATGCAACCGATGTGAAGCTCACCGACGAAGATCGTGAAGTGGTTGCTCGTCTCGCTCTGCCGCTGGACAAGGCACTCGAGGTCGTGCGCGACGTAGACGAAGAGCACTGCAAGTTGCGGGATCAGCAGATGGCAATCAACTGCGAAGGCGGGGTGATGCTTTGCTGCACG
The DNA window shown above is from bacterium and carries:
- a CDS encoding LamG domain-containing protein — its product is MSSPYLPQRLSFFHLHDTVPLRGLALAVTLLMFANIAHAAEREVGFLEPTQAGERRLMVMSRLSGDPNVEGYRFYFVRDDVRDLVGIDVGIPMVKSGSTALNWFMVDEGINYDVEMTAYSVVDGQQIESDFSNRLVVQNADPPVEEPPAVPAPDPLPQPNPEPVPDPGVPVSSADPDTALLHHWRLGDDAGFPGRDFGHAQNLINAGAEMIGISDTDIGTAADGSYVDFDGVSERMHSPENQLFGLWGTWSLAAWVRPSALNRQMDIIHIQTSSTNLANSITLSVHANEPDTPITLTAHASSGQLLFDVRGTGGLQSGAWTHLLVVTDGIRLRIFANGILIAEDTLLVAGHMDQTPLRMTLGGAPDGSHGFPGSVHSVTLWNTELSADDALQLYNDGFKDFDVNLRVLDLPAEPDVPAEPDVPADPTDPVVPPADEVSGLQPLHWWRLGHDANAYGRDYGNHGRFAIDVGANAFLMTSNEIRTDADGTYAEFDGRGRYFKSLPNQQIGIIDEWTISVWMRPSHLGLRMGVFELANPYGPGDRISLDYAGDEPGSPVNLRIHSLDGRKFYDGRFSAGITPGHWSNIVLRSEAGVVTVFVNGVQVTGHAVQAQSGSPSASPRTVMLGLTTSAYSPYAGGIHSMAIWRGVLSESEIVDLYNGGEMDLGLMD
- a CDS encoding class I SAM-dependent methyltransferase, which codes for MSDRRFFALWERRGYHAIPVHFYSPIPEPHTLVERLWETESETVGIDWNDAGQLRLLADIQSGYKREYDQFPTERLDDPYRFSLANGSFGRVDAEMLYGMVRHIKPKHFVEIGSGHSTLLAAQALLRNEKDGQPGELVAIEPFPDARLRNGFPGLSRVIPKPVQEVGFDEFESLEAGDILFIDSSHVLKTGSDVQYEFLEILPRLRPGVLVHVHDIFLPAEYPREWVLGMHRFWNEQYILQAFLSLNSSFEVLWGAHYMSLHYRDELRAAFRIGGSEPPDASGGSFWIRRVR
- a CDS encoding radical SAM protein — its product is MQSANSKPKWQFNVDLVGGCNLRCPSCPVGNQPEVKQPRGFMKPEMLDRIVSKAKLECDGRVDFALYNWTEPFLHPHLAEMIQVINSHGLTAGISSNFNIMKNIDAVMEANPRYLKMSVSGFNQQSYGITHRKGDIELVKQNMKRVAEAKLRARASTRLAVPFHRYLGNHEEEVQMSAYAQSLGFEFDPAWAYLMPLEKVLALADPDATDVKLTDEDREVVARLALPLDKALEVVRDVDEEHCKLRDQQMAINCEGGVMLCCTVYDPRKYTLGSYLDIPLAELQALKKDHEQCKSCMENGLHVLFTYASTKLDEIALENVARHYPEAHLQSMSERHRRRPRGIRAWPRKLRRQWGKFRAPPN